A window of Enterobacter ludwigii genomic DNA:
TGAACGTAATTATTGCCGATGACCATCCGATTGTACTGTTCGGTATTCGCAAATCACTTGAACAGATCGAGTGGGTGAATGTAGTCGGTGAATTTGAAGACTCTACAGCACTGATCAATAACCTCCCAAAGCTTGATGCACACGTGCTCATTACCGATCTCTCCATGCCTGGGGACAAGTACGGTGATGGGATCACGCTCATCAAATATATTAAACGTCACTTCCCCGATATCTCGATTATCGTTCTGACCATGAACAACAACCCGGCGATTCTGAGCGCGGTGTTGGATCTGGATATCGAAGGCATTGTGCTGAAACAAGGCGCACCAACCGATCTGCCAAAAGCGCTCGCGGCGCTGCAGAAAGGCAAGAAATTCACGCCTGAGAGCGTCTCTCGCCTGCTGGAAAAAATCAGCGCAGGTGGCTACGGTGACAAACGCCTGTCGCCGAAAGAGAGCGAAGTACTGCGCCTGTTCGCCGAAGGTTTCCTGGTGACCGAAATTGCCAAGAAGCTGAACCGCAGTATTAAAACCATCAGCAGCCAGAAGAAATCAGCGATGATGAAGCTGGGTGTGGACAACGATATTGCCCTGCTGAACTATCTCTCCTCCGTCACGCTGAGCGCAACGGATAAGGATTGATTCCCTACGTGTGCCCCTCTCCCACAGGGAGGGGTGAAACGTAAAAGGCCCTTGCGGGCCTTTTTTTATATCCGCGTTTTTCTCACGCGATCCGCATAAACAGACAGTGTCTGCTTCAGCACATCCAGCGTCACCGGTTTTGATAAACAGCTGTCCATACCTGACTCCAGGCAGCGCTGTTTCTCTTCCGCCAGCGCGTTCGCCGTCACGCCCACAACCGGTAACGTCAGGCCAAGCTGGCGGATGCGCTGCGTCAGACGATAGCCATCCATATTTGGCATATTTACGTCGCTGAGAACGATATCAATATGATTTTTACTCAGTACATTCAGCGCATCCACGCCATCATTAGCCGTTTTGCACTGATAGCCAAGCGAACCCAACTGGTCGGCCAGCAGGCGGCGGTTAATCGGATGGTCATCCACCACCAGAATCATCATATCGTCATTCACCGACGCCAGAGACTCCGGTGACGGTAATCCACCCGCGCCGTCACTCTCTTCCAGATGCACTTTGTAGATGCGTGCCAGCAGGCTCATCAGCTCATGCGGCGTTGCTACGCTATGTACCCATTCTCCCGGCGCACGCTCAACCGGGATGCCGATGTGACGACGGCAGAAGAGTACCGTCCCTCTTCCCTGCCACGGCTGTTCCGGCATATCGTCGGTAATCAGCACATCGTCCACATCCGGTGTTTGACCTTCATAGCGGGACACCCTCACGCCGCTGTAAGTGAGCAGCGCAGTGAGATAGTCATTCAAAGAGGCATTATGCACCGCCAGCCAGCAGCGCTTATTGCTCAGGCCGTCAACCGTCGTTTTTGCCGGATACTGAGCCGAATAGAGCGGAATGCGGATAGTGAACTGGCTACCCATGCCGGGCTCAGTATCAACAGAGATATCGCCGTCCATCATGCTCACGAGCTTTTCACAGATTGCCAGCCCCAGTCCGGTGCCCTGGAAGTTACGCTGCACGCCGGTCCCCACCTGGAAGAACGGGTCGAACAGACGAACCACCTCTTTCGCCGGGATGCCGACGCCCGTGTCGCGCACGCGAATGCTCAGGTAATCTCCGGCCCGGCAAACGTGCAACACAATACAGCCTACATCGGTGAATTTAATGGCGTTGCTGAGCAGGTTAGAGATGACCTGCTGCAGGCGCATGGGATCGCCGTGCAGCGTCAGCGGCACGTCCGGCTCAATAAAACAGTAAAGCCCCAGCTGTTTACGCACCACCAGCGGCAGATAGTTGGCGCTGATGTGGTTCATCACCTCACGCGGAGAGAACTCACGCGGTTCGATTTTCAGCTGCTCAGACTCAATTTTGGAGAAGTCGAGAATATCGCTGATGATTTTCAGCAGCAGGCTGGAGGAGTTGTTCATCGCCGTCACCAGCCTGTCGACCCCTTTCGGCAATTCCTTCGTCTGCAACAGGTCGAGGTTACCGATAATCCCGTACAGCGGCGTTCGCAACTCGTGGCTGACGGTCGCAAGGAACATCGATTTCGACTGGCTGGCCTGCTCTGCCGCCTGCGCCATCTCCTGCAACGACTCTTCCATCTTCACGCGTGCAGAAACATCCACCAGCACGCAAATCGCCACGTTTTCATTGCGATAGCGGGAATGCACAAAGCTGATTTGCAGGTTAGTGTGCGTGCTGGTCAGCACGTCGACAAAGTTAACCTGCTGACCACAGATAATTTGCGTCAGCCTTTGCCGATCCTCATGCGTCAGCATGTTCAGGTAATTATGTGCCAGCTCATTACTCAGGATATTGGTCCCGTCCTGGGTACGCAGAATACAGATCCCCACCGGCGCCGAGGCAACAATCTTGCGGTTAAACTGCTCGTGTTCCTCCAGCCGCTGGGCGTCGCTTTCGGCAGGAATAAAGATTTTCCGCTCATACATGCGCGCCAGCGTGAACAGCGCGCCCCCCACCAGCAGGTTGAGCAGAATCGCATTCATGATAAGAATACGTATCCGCTCAAGCACCATATCCACCGGCAGCGAATAGACGATACTCAGCGACGAAGGCGGCAGGCTCTTCTTCAGCACCAGTTCGCGGAACCCCGAGGTATAACCAAACCACGATCGCTCCTGCATCCAGTGCGGATCGACGTTTAAACGGTTGTCCGGCCCGGCAAGGGAGATAAGCTGATGTCCATTTTCATCAAGAATAGTCACCCCCATTGGCAGACTGCCCGGGGTGAAGAAGTTTTCCATACGAATGGTCTGTTCAATCCCCAGCAGCGCCTGCAGGCGATTGCCCAGATACACCGGCGTCAGGGCGTAGAAATAACCCACCCCCGTGCGCGGGCCCTGGCTTATCCAGAAGATGTTATTTCCGCGCTCATCCTGCGGTGCATTGCGGTATTTCACGATGCGTTCGTGCAGGCTTTTCAACGCATCATCACGCTCGACGGGAAGATCGCGCAGGCCAAAATCCGCCACGCAGAGATTTTCACTGCCAATCAGGAACACGCGATTGAGGTCATAAGCAGCAGAAAAATTGTCGCGCCAGTAGCGCATAAACCAGGCAAGAGATTCCAGTGACCCACGCCAGGTATTGCTCATGGTGGAACAATCGGAATCCGGGAACAACGGCTGGAAGTCCGGGACTTCGGTTTTGTCGTTACGACCGCGAAGAGCAAGAATACCATTTTCCGCCGTCAGACGATTTTCAGCAATGTACTTCAGCTCCTTCATTACATCAGACGTTCGCTGAATGTAGCGCTGTGCCTGGTCGGAGCTTAAATTAAACTCCTGGCGGATCTCCGCTTCTTTCTGATGCAGCGCGTTAACGATGTAAAACACCGAGAACAATGCCACCAGCAGCCAAAGCAAGAGCGCCAGCGCCCGAAACAGATAGCGAGAAACTTTCAGCGTAGTACGAAAGGAGACGAGGTATTTCAAAGGGGCGAGGCTCCGCCGTCGGGGTCAAAAGATGTGGTTAAGGTAGCGGTAAACGCGCCTTGTCGCAACGTTGAGTTATCTGCTTCTGCAAAAGAAAAGGGCCGGAATCCGGCCCTTTTTTGCATCATGCAATATTACTCGTCAGCGTCATCCGCTGCATCGTCGTCGGTGTCGGTTTCCGGTGCGATATCATCATCACCTTCAGCGACGCTGCCGTCGATGGAATCGAGCTCTTCGTCGTCCACCGGCTCTGCAACACGCTGCAGACCCACAACGTTTTCATCTTCCGCAGTACGGATGAGGATCACGCCCTGGGTGTTACGACCCACCACGCTGATCTCAGAAACGCGCGTACGCACCAGCGTACCGGCATCGGTGATCATCATGATCTGGTCGGTATCATCTACCTGAACCGCGCCCACAACGGAACCGTTGCGCTCGGTCACTTTGATAGAGATAACGCCCTGCGTGCCGCGAGACTTGGTTGGGTATTCCCCTTCCGCCGTACGTTTACCGTAACCATTCTGCGTCACGGTCAGGATAGCCCCTTCACCGCGCGGAATAATCAGGGAAACCACAGAGTCTTCGCCAGCCAGCTTGATACCACGAACGCCCGTAGCGGTACGACCCATTGCACGGACGGCGTTCTCTTTAAAGCGCACCACTTTACCGGCCGCAGAGAACAGCATCACTTCATCCGAACCGGAGGTCAGATCGACGCCAATCAGCTCATCACCTTCGTTCAGGTTCACAGCGATGATACCCGCAGAACGTGGACGGCTGAACTCGGTGAGCGCGGTTTTCTTCACGGTACCGCTGGCGGTCGCCATAAAGACGTTCACGCCCTCTTCGTACTCGCGTACCGGCAGAATGGCGGTAATACGTTCGTTCGCTTCCAGCGGCAGCAGGTTAACGATTGGACGACCACGCGCGCCACGGCTCGCTTCCGGCAACTGGTAGACCTTCATCCAGTACAGACGACCACGGCTTGAGAAGCAGAGGATCGTGTCATGGGTGTTCGCCACCAGCAGGCGGTCAATAAAGTCTTCTTCTTTAATACGTGCCGCAGACTTGCCTTTACCACCACGACGCTGTGCTTCGTAGTCGGTTAACGGCTGATACTTCACGTAGCCCTGGTGAGACAGGGTCACAACAACGTCTTCCTGGTTGATCAGGTCTTCGATGTTGATGTCCGCGGTGTTCGCGGTGATTTCGGTGCGACGCTCATCGCCGAACTGATCGCGGACCAGCTCCAGCTCTTCACGGATCACTTCCATCAGACGTTCTGCGCTACCCAGGATGTGCAGCAGCTCAGCAATCTGTTCCAGCAGTTCTTTGTATTCGTCGAGCAGTTTTTCATGCTCAAGGCCGGTCAGTTTCTGCAGACGCAGATCCAGAATCGCCTGGGCCTGCTGTTCAGTCAGGTAGTATTGACCGTCACGCACGCCGAACTCGGGTTCCAGCCACTCAGGACGCGCAGCATCATCACCCGCACGTTCCAGCATTGCTGCAACGTTACCCAGATCCCACGGACGGGAAATCAGTGCCGCTTTCGCTTCTGCCGGGGTTGGCGCACGACGGATCAGTTCGATGATCGGGTCGATGTTAGCCAGGGCAACCGCCAGCGCTTCAAGGATGTGCGCACGGTCGCGCGCTTTGCGCAGTTCAAAGATGGTACGACGAGTCACCACTTCACGGCGGTGACGCACGAACGCGCTCAGGATCTCTTTCAGGTTCATGATCTTCGGCTGACCATGGTGCAGTGCAACCATGTTGATACCGAAGGAAACCTGGAGCTGAGTCTGGGAGTACAGGTTGTTCAGAACAACTTCACCCACGGCGTCGCGTTTGATTTCAATCACGATGCGCATGCCGTCTTTATCAGACTCATCACGCAGCGCGCTGATACCTTCAACACGTTTTTCTTTTACCAGCTCGGCGATTTTTTCAATCAGACGCGCTTTGTTCACCTGATACGGGATCTCGTGAACAATGATCGTTTCACGGCCGGTTTTGGCGTCCGCTTCCACTTCTGCGCGGGCACGGATGTAAATCTTGCCGCGACCGGTGCGGTACGCTTCTTCAATACCACGACGACCGTTGATGATCGCCGCCGTCGGGAAGTCCGGGCCCGGGATGTGTTCCATCAGCCCTTCAATGCTGATGTCTTCATCGTCGATATACGCCAGGCAACCGTTGATCACTTCCGTGATGTTGTGTGGCGGAATGTTGGTTGCCATACCGACGGCGATACCGGACGAACCGTTCACCAGCAGGTTAGGGATTTTCGTTGGCATAACGTCAGGAATTTTTTCCGTGCCGTCGTAGTTATCAACGAAATCAACCGTCTCTTTTTCCAGGTCGGCCATCAGCTCATGGGCAATCTTCGCCAGACGGATTTCCGTATAACGCATTGCCGCGGCGGAGTCGCCGTCGATAGAACCAAAGTTACCCTGACCATCTACCAGCATGTAACGCAGCGAGAATGGCTGCGCCATACGGACGATAGTGTCGTACACCGCGGAATCACCATGAGGATGGTATTTACCGATTACGTCACCAACGACACGGGCAGATTTTTTGTAGGCTTTATTCCAGTCATTGCCCAATACGTTCATGGCGTATAGTACGCGACGGTGTACCGGCTTCAGGCCATCGCGGACGTCCGGCAGCGCACGGCCAACAATGACCGACATCGCATAGTCCAGATAGGAGCTCTTCAGCTCTTCCTCGATGTTAACCGGTGTAATTTCTCTCGCAAGGTCGCTCATCTAACCGCTATCCCTCTACTGTATCCCGGATTCAAAGGTCGCAAATTATAACACAGCCGAGGTGATTGAGGTAAACCTATACGCTTTATTCACAGGGATTGCCTGATATACTCATTCGTCTTGCTAAATAAGGAGTAAAAGCGCCCATGAATGCCGAAAAATCCCCGGTGTCTCACAACGTTGACCATGAAGAGATTGCCAAATTTGAAGCGGTGGCGTCCCGCTGGTGGGATCTCGAGGGTGAGTTCAAACCTCTGCACCGTATTAACCCGCTGCGTCTGGGCTATATCGCTGAGCGTTCCGGCGGTCTGTTCGGTAAGAAAGTGCTCGATGTCGGTTGCGGTGGCGGTATCCTGGCAGAGAGCATGGCGCGCGAAGGGGCTACTGTCACGGGTCTGGACATGGGCTTTGAGCCGCTGCAGGTTGCCCGTCTCCATGCCCTGGAGTCCGGCATAAAGGTAGAATACGTGCAGGAAACCGTGGAAGAGCACGCGGCCAAATATGCGCATCAGTACGATGTGGTGACCTGCATGGAGATGCTGGAGCACGTTCCCGATCCGCAGTCCGTAGTGCACGCCTGCGCAAAACTGGTGAAACCGGGCGGCCAGGTCTTCTTCTCGACCATCAACCGTAATGGTAAAGCCTGGCTGATGGCCGTCGTCGGCGCAGAGTATGTGCTGCGCATGGTGCCGAAAGGGACACACGACGTGAAGAAATTCATTAAGCCTGCTGAGTTACTGAGCTGGGTTGACCAGACGTGGCTTAAAGAGCAACACATCACCGGTCTGCATTTCAATCCATTGACCGATAAATTCAAACTCGCACCGGGCGTAGATGTTAACTATATGTTGCATACAACCGCCAAAAACGACTAACGTCATCTGTTATTCTTATAAAGATTGCGCGACATCATGTTGCGCAATTCTGACCGCCCGTTGAAGAAATCAGCACTCGATCAAATTTTGAATTTTTTTTCTTAATTATTGACATGTCTTCCAGGCCTTACGGTACGAGGACTTACGCTTTTTTACCCTTTCACAACCTCAATTTAACGTCAAAATCAACCCTTGTGCTGAAAAGAATCGATACTAGAATACTCACCATATAGCGTTTTTCTTATCGCAAACCCCCTATATGTAGTATTTATCCACAGAGTTAGTCACAAGACGGATCTGTGGATAAACGGGGGATATTTTTTATTTCACGGACAGGTAAAACCCACATGAATCAGAGTCTGCTGGTGACAAAGCGCGACGGTACCACCGAGCGTATCAATCTGGACAAAATCCATCGAGTTCTCGACTGGGCAGCAGAAGGACTGAACAACGTATCTATCTCCCAGGTTGAACTGAAATCTCACATCCAGTTCTACGACGGCATCAAAACGTCTGATATCCATGAAACCATCATTAAAGCGGCGGCGGATCTGATCTCCCGTGAAGCACCGGATTATCAGTACCTGGCTGCACGCCTGGCCATTTTCCACCTGCGCAAAAAAGCCTACGGCCAGTTTGAGCCGCCTGCGCTTTACGATCACGTAGTGAAAATGGTTGAGCTGGGCAAATACGACACGCATCTGCTGGAAGACTATACGGAAGAAGAGTTCGAGCAGATGAACGGGTTTATCGATCACTGGCGCGACATGAACTTCTCCTACGCGGCGGTGAAGCAGCTCGAAGGCAAATACCTGGTTCAAAACCGTGTGACCGGTGAGATCTACGAAAGCGCCCAGTTCCTCTATATTCTGGTGGCCGCTTGCCTGTTCTCTAACTACCCACGTGAAACCCGTCTGGAATACGTGAAGCGTTTCTATGATGCGGTATCCACGTTTAAAATTTCTCTGCCTACGCCAATCATGTCTGGCGTGCGCACCCCTACCCGCCAGTTCAGCTCCTGCGTGCTGATCGAGTGTGGTGACAGCCTGGATTCTATCAACGCCACCTCCAGCGCCATTGTGAAATACGTTTCCCAGCGTGCTGGTATCGGTATCAACGCCGGTCGCATCCGTGCTCTGGGCAGCCCAATTCGCGGCGGTGAAGCATTCCACACCGGCTGTATCCCGTTCTATAAGCACTTCCAGACGGCGGTTAAATCCTGCTCTCAGGGCGGCGTACGCGGCGGTGCTGCGACCCTGTTCTACCCGATGTGGCACCTGGAAGTGGAAAGCCTGCTGGTACTGAAAAACAACCGTGGCGTGGAAGGCAACCGCGTGCGTCACATGGACTACGGCGTACAGATCAACAAATTGATGTACACCCGTCTGCTGAAAGGTGAAGACATCACCCTGTTCAGCCCGTCCGACGTCCCTGGCCTGTACGACGCGTTCTTCGCTGATCAGGATGAGTTCGAACGCCTGTACACCAAATACGAAAAAGACGACAGCATCCGTAAACAGCGTGTGAAAGCGGTAGACCTGTTCTCTCTGATGATGCAGGAACGTGCCTCTACCGGCCGTATCTACATCCAGAACGTTGACCACTGCAACACCCACAGCCCGTTCGATCCGGCTGTTGCGCCAGTGCGCCAGTCTAACCTGTGCCTGGAAATCGCCCTGCCGACCAAGCCGCTGGACGATGTTAACGACGAAAACGGTGAAATTGCGCTGTGTACGCTGTCTGCGTTCAACCTGGGTGCGATTAAGAGCCTCGACGAGCTGGAAGAGCTGGCCGTGCTGGCGGTTCGTGCGCTGGATGCCCTGCTGGACTACCAGGATTACCCAATCCCGGCCGCTAAACGTGGTGCAATGGGTCGTCGTACCCTGGGCATTGGCGTGATCAACTTTGCCTACTGGCTGGCGAAAAACGGCAAGCGTTACTCTGACGGCAGCGCCAATAACCTGACCCACCAGACGTTTGAAGCTATTCAGTATTACCTGATGAAAGCGTCCAACGAGCTGGCGAAAGAGCAAGGTGCGTGCCCGTGGTTTAACGAAACCACTTACGCGAAAGGCATTATGCCGATCGATACCTACAAAAAAGATCTGGACGCGATTGTCAGCGAGCCGCTGCATCTGGATTGGGAAGGCCTTCGCGAATCCATTAAGACTTATGGCCTGCGTAACTCTACGCTCTCTGCCCTGATGCCGTCTGAGACCTCTTCGCAGATCTCTAACGCCACCAACGGTATCGAGCCACCTCGCGGCCACGTCAGCATTAAAGCGTCGAAAGACGGTGTTCTGCGCCAGGTGGTGCCGGATTACGAGACGCTGGGTAACAACTACGAGCTGCTGTGGGAAATGCCGAACAACGACGGCTACCTGCAGCTGGTTGGGATCATGCAGAAGTTTATCGACCAGTCGATCTCTGCAAACACCAACTACGACCCAACGCGCTTCCCGTCTGGCAAGGTTCCGATGCAGCAACTGCTGAAAGACCTGCTCACTGCCTATAAATTTGGCGTGAAAACCCTGTACTATCACAACACCCGTGATGGTGCAGAAGACGCGCAGGACGACCTTGTACCGTCAATTCAGGACGATGGCTGCGAAAGCGGCGCATGTAAGATCTAATAAAGGGCGGGGATTTCCCCGCCTTTATTTCGTAAGACAGGACTCCAATTCATGGCATACACCACCTTTTCACAGACGAAAAACGACCAGCTCAAAGAGCCGATGTTCTTCGGCCAGCCAGTCAACGTGGCACGCTACGATCAGCAAAAATATGACATCTTCGAAAAGCTGATTGAAAAGCAACTCTCCTTCTTCTGGCGCCCGGAAGAGGTTGACGTCTCCCGCGACCGTATTGATTACCAGTCGCTGCCGGATCACGAAAAACATATCTTCATCAGCAACCTGAAGTACCAGACGCTGCTGGACTCCATTCAGGGCCGCAGCCCGAACGTGGCGCTGCTGCCGCTGATCTCCATTCCGGAACTGGAAACCTGGGTGGAAACCTGGGCGTTCTCTGAGACGATCCACTCCCGTTCTTACACCCATATCATTCGCAATATCGTTAACGATCCGGCGGTGGTGTTTGACGATATCGTCACTAACGAGCAGATCCAGAAACGCGCAGAAGGCATTGCCCACTACTACGACGAACTGATCGAGATGACCAGCTACTGGCATCTGCTGGGCGAAGGCACCCATAACGTGAACGGCAAAACTGTTACCGTGAACCTGCGTGCGCTGAAAAAACAGCTGTATCTGTGCCTGATGAGCGTCAACGCGCTGGAAGCCATTCGCTTCTACGTGAGCTTTGCCTGCTCTTTCGCCTTTGCTGAACGCAAGCTGATGGAAGGTAACGCCAAGATCATCCGTCTTATCGCCCGTGACGAAGCCCTGCACCTGACCGGCACCCAGCACATGCTGAACTTGCTGCGCAGCGGCGTGGACGACCCGGAAATGGCGGAAATCGCCGAAGAGTGCAAACAGGAGTGCTATGACCTGTTCGTGCTGGCGGCCCAGCAGGAGAAAGAGTGGGCAGACTACCTGTTCCGCGACGGCTCCATGATTGGCCTGAACAAAGACATTCTGTGCCAGTACGTTGAGTACATCACCAACATCCGTATGCAGGCTGTCGGCCTCGACCTGCCGTTCCAGACGCGCTCCAACCCCATCCCGTGGATCAACACCTGGCTGGTATCGGATAACGTGCAGGTTGCGCCGCAGGAAGTGGAAGTGAGTTCTTACCTGGTCGGTCAGATTGACTCCGAAGTTGATACTGACGACCTGAGCAACTTCCAGCTCTGATGACACGCGTAACGCTACGTCTTTCTGGCACCGAAGTGCTGTGTCAGGAAGAGCACCCTTCTCTGCTGGTGGCGCTTGAGGCGAACCAGGTGGCGGTTGAGTATCAGTGTCGTGAAGGCTATTGCGGCTCCTGTCGCTGCCGTCTGGTGACAGGTCAGGTGGACTGGCTGACCGAGCCGCTGGCCTTTATCAGTGAAGGGGAAATTTTGCCCTGCTGCTGCCGGGCAAAAGGCGATATCGAGATCGAGATGTAAAAAAGGGCCTTACGGCCCTTTTTCTATTTTAAGAACGTCACTGCTTTATCCGGGAAATCCGTAAACAGTCCGTCCACGCCCGCCTGGTTATACAGCACGTCGTAAAGCTGATTCACGTCCGTGGCATACGGCGGCAACTGGTCTGCACGCACCGTGTACGGATGGACCTGCATCTTGCTGGCATGCGCCTCTTTCACCATCGCCGTCAACTTCACGTGCCCAGGCGTTGAGCCTTCCGCCACCAGCATGTGATAATCCGGCCCGATGCCATCGGCGTACTGCGCTATCTGCTTCATCGCACCCGGCTTAAACATCCAGTCGTAGTTGTAGTTCACCCACTTCCCGTCCGGCTGCTTCTCCTGGGTTTCGTTCCAGTCGGTATAGGCAATCAGCTGCACCAGATTGAGATCCATCCCCCTCTTCGGCTCCAGCTCGGTTTTGATGCGCTTCAACTCAGCGGCGTCAAAACACTGCAGATACACCTTGTCCTTCTTGCTGGTGTATCCGTACTGCTTGAGTACGTCCAGCGTTTTGGCCGCAATGTCTTTCCCTTCCTGGTGGTGGAACCACGGCGCTTTGA
This region includes:
- the rcsC gene encoding two-component system sensor histidine kinase RcsC; protein product: MKYLVSFRTTLKVSRYLFRALALLLWLLVALFSVFYIVNALHQKEAEIRQEFNLSSDQAQRYIQRTSDVMKELKYIAENRLTAENGILALRGRNDKTEVPDFQPLFPDSDCSTMSNTWRGSLESLAWFMRYWRDNFSAAYDLNRVFLIGSENLCVADFGLRDLPVERDDALKSLHERIVKYRNAPQDERGNNIFWISQGPRTGVGYFYALTPVYLGNRLQALLGIEQTIRMENFFTPGSLPMGVTILDENGHQLISLAGPDNRLNVDPHWMQERSWFGYTSGFRELVLKKSLPPSSLSIVYSLPVDMVLERIRILIMNAILLNLLVGGALFTLARMYERKIFIPAESDAQRLEEHEQFNRKIVASAPVGICILRTQDGTNILSNELAHNYLNMLTHEDRQRLTQIICGQQVNFVDVLTSTHTNLQISFVHSRYRNENVAICVLVDVSARVKMEESLQEMAQAAEQASQSKSMFLATVSHELRTPLYGIIGNLDLLQTKELPKGVDRLVTAMNNSSSLLLKIISDILDFSKIESEQLKIEPREFSPREVMNHISANYLPLVVRKQLGLYCFIEPDVPLTLHGDPMRLQQVISNLLSNAIKFTDVGCIVLHVCRAGDYLSIRVRDTGVGIPAKEVVRLFDPFFQVGTGVQRNFQGTGLGLAICEKLVSMMDGDISVDTEPGMGSQFTIRIPLYSAQYPAKTTVDGLSNKRCWLAVHNASLNDYLTALLTYSGVRVSRYEGQTPDVDDVLITDDMPEQPWQGRGTVLFCRRHIGIPVERAPGEWVHSVATPHELMSLLARIYKVHLEESDGAGGLPSPESLASVNDDMMILVVDDHPINRRLLADQLGSLGYQCKTANDGVDALNVLSKNHIDIVLSDVNMPNMDGYRLTQRIRQLGLTLPVVGVTANALAEEKQRCLESGMDSCLSKPVTLDVLKQTLSVYADRVRKTRI
- the rcsB gene encoding transcriptional regulator RcsB, whose amino-acid sequence is MNNMNVIIADDHPIVLFGIRKSLEQIEWVNVVGEFEDSTALINNLPKLDAHVLITDLSMPGDKYGDGITLIKYIKRHFPDISIIVLTMNNNPAILSAVLDLDIEGIVLKQGAPTDLPKALAALQKGKKFTPESVSRLLEKISAGGYGDKRLSPKESEVLRLFAEGFLVTEIAKKLNRSIKTISSQKKSAMMKLGVDNDIALLNYLSSVTLSATDKD
- the gyrA gene encoding DNA topoisomerase (ATP-hydrolyzing) subunit A, producing MSDLAREITPVNIEEELKSSYLDYAMSVIVGRALPDVRDGLKPVHRRVLYAMNVLGNDWNKAYKKSARVVGDVIGKYHPHGDSAVYDTIVRMAQPFSLRYMLVDGQGNFGSIDGDSAAAMRYTEIRLAKIAHELMADLEKETVDFVDNYDGTEKIPDVMPTKIPNLLVNGSSGIAVGMATNIPPHNITEVINGCLAYIDDEDISIEGLMEHIPGPDFPTAAIINGRRGIEEAYRTGRGKIYIRARAEVEADAKTGRETIIVHEIPYQVNKARLIEKIAELVKEKRVEGISALRDESDKDGMRIVIEIKRDAVGEVVLNNLYSQTQLQVSFGINMVALHHGQPKIMNLKEILSAFVRHRREVVTRRTIFELRKARDRAHILEALAVALANIDPIIELIRRAPTPAEAKAALISRPWDLGNVAAMLERAGDDAARPEWLEPEFGVRDGQYYLTEQQAQAILDLRLQKLTGLEHEKLLDEYKELLEQIAELLHILGSAERLMEVIREELELVRDQFGDERRTEITANTADINIEDLINQEDVVVTLSHQGYVKYQPLTDYEAQRRGGKGKSAARIKEEDFIDRLLVANTHDTILCFSSRGRLYWMKVYQLPEASRGARGRPIVNLLPLEANERITAILPVREYEEGVNVFMATASGTVKKTALTEFSRPRSAGIIAVNLNEGDELIGVDLTSGSDEVMLFSAAGKVVRFKENAVRAMGRTATGVRGIKLAGEDSVVSLIIPRGEGAILTVTQNGYGKRTAEGEYPTKSRGTQGVISIKVTERNGSVVGAVQVDDTDQIMMITDAGTLVRTRVSEISVVGRNTQGVILIRTAEDENVVGLQRVAEPVDDEELDSIDGSVAEGDDDIAPETDTDDDAADDADE
- the ubiG gene encoding bifunctional 2-polyprenyl-6-hydroxyphenol methylase/3-demethylubiquinol 3-O-methyltransferase UbiG yields the protein MNAEKSPVSHNVDHEEIAKFEAVASRWWDLEGEFKPLHRINPLRLGYIAERSGGLFGKKVLDVGCGGGILAESMAREGATVTGLDMGFEPLQVARLHALESGIKVEYVQETVEEHAAKYAHQYDVVTCMEMLEHVPDPQSVVHACAKLVKPGGQVFFSTINRNGKAWLMAVVGAEYVLRMVPKGTHDVKKFIKPAELLSWVDQTWLKEQHITGLHFNPLTDKFKLAPGVDVNYMLHTTAKND
- the nrdA gene encoding ribonucleoside-diphosphate reductase subunit alpha; translated protein: MNQSLLVTKRDGTTERINLDKIHRVLDWAAEGLNNVSISQVELKSHIQFYDGIKTSDIHETIIKAAADLISREAPDYQYLAARLAIFHLRKKAYGQFEPPALYDHVVKMVELGKYDTHLLEDYTEEEFEQMNGFIDHWRDMNFSYAAVKQLEGKYLVQNRVTGEIYESAQFLYILVAACLFSNYPRETRLEYVKRFYDAVSTFKISLPTPIMSGVRTPTRQFSSCVLIECGDSLDSINATSSAIVKYVSQRAGIGINAGRIRALGSPIRGGEAFHTGCIPFYKHFQTAVKSCSQGGVRGGAATLFYPMWHLEVESLLVLKNNRGVEGNRVRHMDYGVQINKLMYTRLLKGEDITLFSPSDVPGLYDAFFADQDEFERLYTKYEKDDSIRKQRVKAVDLFSLMMQERASTGRIYIQNVDHCNTHSPFDPAVAPVRQSNLCLEIALPTKPLDDVNDENGEIALCTLSAFNLGAIKSLDELEELAVLAVRALDALLDYQDYPIPAAKRGAMGRRTLGIGVINFAYWLAKNGKRYSDGSANNLTHQTFEAIQYYLMKASNELAKEQGACPWFNETTYAKGIMPIDTYKKDLDAIVSEPLHLDWEGLRESIKTYGLRNSTLSALMPSETSSQISNATNGIEPPRGHVSIKASKDGVLRQVVPDYETLGNNYELLWEMPNNDGYLQLVGIMQKFIDQSISANTNYDPTRFPSGKVPMQQLLKDLLTAYKFGVKTLYYHNTRDGAEDAQDDLVPSIQDDGCESGACKI
- a CDS encoding 2Fe-2S ferredoxin-like protein, with the translated sequence MTRVTLRLSGTEVLCQEEHPSLLVALEANQVAVEYQCREGYCGSCRCRLVTGQVDWLTEPLAFISEGEILPCCCRAKGDIEIEM
- the nrdB gene encoding ribonucleotide-diphosphate reductase subunit beta, with protein sequence MAYTTFSQTKNDQLKEPMFFGQPVNVARYDQQKYDIFEKLIEKQLSFFWRPEEVDVSRDRIDYQSLPDHEKHIFISNLKYQTLLDSIQGRSPNVALLPLISIPELETWVETWAFSETIHSRSYTHIIRNIVNDPAVVFDDIVTNEQIQKRAEGIAHYYDELIEMTSYWHLLGEGTHNVNGKTVTVNLRALKKQLYLCLMSVNALEAIRFYVSFACSFAFAERKLMEGNAKIIRLIARDEALHLTGTQHMLNLLRSGVDDPEMAEIAEECKQECYDLFVLAAQQEKEWADYLFRDGSMIGLNKDILCQYVEYITNIRMQAVGLDLPFQTRSNPIPWINTWLVSDNVQVAPQEVEVSSYLVGQIDSEVDTDDLSNFQL